The Cryptomeria japonica chromosome 2, Sugi_1.0, whole genome shotgun sequence region ACACACTATTAAAAGTTATTAAGAAGAGGTAGATTTATAGTGGTTGTTAGTCAAACTCTTGAGCTAAATGGAGATTACAAACGATTGGAACAAAAAAAAGATAAATTGTAGAAGATCAAAGAATTATAGTTTGAAATTTCACCTTCAATATCATTTTGGAGATCTGAAAGTAGAACTTCAAGATAAAATCAATTatttaaaatgataaaaattgaattaAACATATCATTTATATCATTTACTTTTCTAACATCTAATCTACtacttctattttttttctttttcctataaTTAAATTGGTATTAAAAAGTAAATGAAGAAATGTGAAGACATTTAAGTTTATTAAGTCATTCTaggtaatctttttttttttttttacaaataaaatgAATTATTATTGTTTTTATAAAGATAAAATACTAAGAGAATCAATAAAATTGTCTTTTAAGAATAAGTGGTTCTAGGGTCAAATCTCATTTATATACCCACACATTGGAAGTAATAGAATATTGATAGCTTTTAAGTGAAttaaatattttcatcaattaaactttaaaaaattagatttcatatatttaattaattatggactTTGATATGACATGGAGtgattataatataatttttaatatatgttTGGTTGTGAGGGTTGATTTAttgttgaaaaaaaatatttattttttaaattatttaagaaaaaaaattaattaacataACTTTTTCAATTACATTATCGAATaacttattattaaatatatatttagtaaactatatataaaaataatttaaaattacatATATGTTTTATAAAATGCAATGTCCATacaattaacattaaaaaataaaaatatattccaAATTTAATTGATCATGAAATTCTCTATAAGCCCATTCTTTAAGTTAAAACTACAATTATCTTAAAGCTTGAGATTGTGATTTTCGATTTGCTATTGAGCTTTAAAAACAAACTTCCCATTTCAGAATGAATTTCACCGGCCAAATTGTTCTCCACAAATAATGGAAAGTATTTCATTAGTTAGTGTGACCTTCAACGTACATGTTCAAGTTTTAATTATTTAGATATACATTTATCTTTTTTTCCTACTAAGCAACCTTTGCTACAATGGATGCTTCtatctattaatttttttattatataaattaaaattataactaAAAACATTTATTTTCTCATGGAATATAAGATAAGGAGTTTGATTTTAAAtttgtgaaaaatatattttatttgttatttatcTTTTTTTAATGATATTGTTATCAAGATTTAATTATTTTCTTGTAGTGGATTTTGGATAAGATCATGTGCGAGTTTTTAGATCAACatgtgtgatccgaaatgttgatctAAAAACTCGCACACGATTTTATCCAGAAATTTACTACAAGAAATtcgatggattgtggaaatcttatatcACTAAGATGTAACTATCTAGTTTTGAGTCAAATTTATGATCTATATATTATAGGTAGTGTTCACAAGAACCAAAATCATTCATTTATCAATAATGAATGTTAAGTGAATGATTCATTTTAGAATCGTGAAAATACTACTAATAAAATATGAataatgagtttgactcaaaactaGACACTtaaatcttgatagcaatatcattaAAGAAAAAATCAAACTAGTTATCGGCCAACCTTAAACCACActcactaagcaacatattaaccctagagaatgttagtcaactctgagtgtttaacacttttaagtctagaagtgtattcttagtgcgaccacacaccttaagcaacatattaaacgtagaaaatgtcagtcaactctgagtgtttaacacttttaagtctagaaatgtAAGCTTAGTGTGTCTGATTTAAGCCCTTTCCTCGTGATCTAATATTCATGAGAAAGTGAAATGGGTATTAAGTGAATCATTCATTTCCATAAAAACGATTAAAATCAAATTCATTatccaatatttaaaaaaaaaagtgaaatgaATGTCAAATGAAACATTCAATTTTATGAGATGAATTCGTGTGAATACTACATACTATATACTAAAAAATTATGCAATTGAATGTTGATATAATTTAACCTACTGACAAAATAACTCTACTTATTTCTTTAGATGATATATTGATAATGATCCTTGTTGGCCTAAAAAATATGGTATGATTTGAGAAATGTACAGATAGCAGGGACTTTGATGGCTCCGGACGATCCAACAACATGGGATCCTCATAGTCCACGAAATTGGCTTGTATTTTCCGATTTAAATGGAGCAACTATTCAAGGAGGTGGCATTATTGATGGCTCTGGCCATAATTGGTGGGCGCAGTCTTGTAAAATCAATAAAACAAATGTAAGTAAGAGCACCCACTGAAAGCAGAGGCTTATTCACGAACAAGTTGTGCATTAATGGGTGACTGAATGAATTTTCATTTTGTGTTACAGCCATGCCGATCTGCCCCAACGGTATAACCTCTCAAGACACAAGCTTATATTTCATTGAGCAATGAAATTTATGTGATGGAAATCTGACTGTCCAATCGAAACAAACAGGCATTGACAATTGATTCAAGCTTGAATGTGAGAATAACGAATTTGAGGTTTCAGAACAGCCAGCAGATGCATATTGTAATCGCTCGTTGTACTGGAGTTGAAGTCTCCGATTTGCAGGTTGTTGCTCCTCAGAATAGTCCGAATACTGATGGAATTCATATCACCTCGTCCCAGAATGTGTTAGTTGAACGATGCTCTATTGCAACAGGTAAGTATCTGCTCAATTTATATGTTCTACAGTCGATGCTAGTTTTTTGATACAGGATTTTATATCATTGTTATTTGATACAGGATTATAAGTCTATTATGTTGATATCTTATCTTTAGAGTTAAGGGATTAAAGAGTATTCATTCATTCAATGTTATGTGGGATGCGATCATCATTTTATCTATATTTTTGGGAGTTTTGTATCTTTGAATAGCGCAATCAAAGAACATACTATTATTTTTGTCAATTATAAGGGCAAGCTTAAACACCACACTCTAAGCTTTGACTTGTTTGGATGGTTCATTTGAAATCACATTAATAGATGAGCTCACTTATGAATGTGATTTTAAATTAGCCACTTGAACAAGTTAAAATTTAACCACCTATTATCAAAGAACAtaccatcaccctcaccaattataAGGACAAACTTAAACTAGACACTCTAAGCTTTGACTTGCTTAGGTGGCTCATCTGAAATAACATAAATAGATGGGCCCACTTATGAATGTGATTTGAAATGAGTCACCTAAACAAGTCAAAACTTGGGCACCCAGATTATCAAGGAACATATCATGACCCTCACCAATTATAAGGGCAAGCTTAAACAAGACACTCTAAGCTTTGACTTGTTTAGCTGGCTCATTTGAAATCACATCAATAGATGGGCCCACTTATGAATGTGATTTCAGAAGAGTCACTTAAACAAGTTGAATGACCACCTATTATCAAGGAACATACCATCACTCTCACCCCAAAAATGGCAAGCTTAAACAACACATTATAAGCTTTGACTTGCCTAGGTGGTTTATCTGAAATCAGTGAGGGTGATGGTATGTTTCTTGATAACAGTTGGCCAAGTTTTGAATTGTTTAGGTGACTCTTCTAAAGACACATTCATAAGTGGGCCCATCTATTAATGTGATTTTAGATGAGCCACCTAAGCACTTGTCAAAGTTTAGAGTGTTTTGTTTAAGCTTTCCCTTATGATTGGTGAGGATGATGGTACATTCACTAATGATAGGTGGTCAAGTTTGGACTTGTTCATGTGTCTCTTCTAAAATCACATTCATAAGTGGACTCATCAATTAATGTGATTTTAGATGAGGCACATAAGCAAGTCAAATCTTAGAGTGTGTTGTTTAGGCTTGCTCGGAACATACCATCACATAGAAAAGCTTAAACAACATACTCTAAGCTTTGACTTGCTTAGGTGGCTCACCTGAAATCACATTAATAAGTGGGCCCATCTATTGATGTGATTTTAGAAGACCCATCTAAACAAGTCGAAACTTGGCCATCTATTATCAAGGAACTTACCATCACCCTCACTAATTTTAGATGAGCCACCTAAAAGTCAAATATTAGAGTGTGTTGTTTAAGTTTGTCCTTATGATTAGTGAGGGTGATGGTATGTTCCTTGAAAATAGGTGGCCAAGTTAGACTTGTTTACCCGATTTTTCTAAAATCACATTTATAAGTGGGCCCATTTATTAATGTGATTTCATGTGAGCCACCCAAGCAAGTCAAAGCTTAGAGTATGTTTTTTAAGTTTCCCATTATAATTGGTGAGGATGATAGTACGTTCCTTGATAATAGGTGACCAAGTTTCAACTTGTTTAGGTGGCTCTTTTGAAATAACATTCATAAATAAGTCGATTTATTAATGTGAATTTTGATGAGCCACCTAAGCAAGACAAAGCTTGGAGTGTGTTGTTTAAGCTTGCCCTAATGGATGATATAATAAAACAACATGTCATCACTCTCACCAATTATAATACAACCCTTTGGTTTCAatactaattttaaaattaatatcaTTATTTACATAAGACCCTTAAAATCCtcattttaaacaaaattttctagAAAAAACAATCACTAATTAAAATCACACAAAATCGTCAATTTAGaactattttatttatataaacttaatttttttataaatactatatttattattattaaatattaatattttgattataaATGATTGTCATTTGTAAATTTAAGCTACAAGAATAGAATTTTTACTCACACAATTCAAAATATTACACCACCTCTTATTTGCCATTATCGAATACTTCtaaaaatgaataattaaatataagttccacaataaaattatattttaattttttttgttttgtgtttaaCATTACCTAGTTTTCATTTCACTCCATTGCTTTGTCCAGGAGATGACTGCATTTCAATCGTCACAGGAAGTGGAAACATCAAAATCACAGAAGTTTTGTGCGGACCAGGACATGGCATAAggtatttattaaaatttaatgaaCCCATTATATTATCTTACAAAAAAAATGGAGTCCGGCTTAATTCAATATTTGTAAAACAGCATAGGAAGCCTTGGAAAGGACAAGAGTGTAGGATACGTATCAGGAATAATGGTGGAGGAGACAACACTTACAGGCACCACCAATGGCCTGCGCATTAAAACCTGGCAGGTTACAACTAAATGCTACACAATGTCACTCATCTTCCATTGTTGATTATATCTTCAAGCTTCTGAATCAATAAAATTAtcttatatgtcttcttatcttcaTATGTGAATGATTTTATTGCTTTCTACATATGTACAGGGGGGTTCAGGATTCGTACATGGAATTCGATTCCAAAATATTCTGATGAACAGTGTCGCTAATCCCATTATCATAAATCAATTTTACTGCGATTCATCAACACCATGCGAAAATCAGGTATAAAAACATGGTCAGTCTTAAATTCCGCACACtttgcaacatattaagtctagaggatgCTAGTCAATTCTaagtgtttaacatttttaaatttAGAAAGGTATTCTTAGTGTGatcacatacattaagcaacatattaatcctagaaaatgtcagtcaactttgaatgtttttagattagATAGTGTTTAAAACATTGCATTAATGTTTTGGATTACATTTTATCGAATtaggatcacatttgggatccatCTTAGATCATTCTTCTCTTTTAGTCCTTTCATATCCTGAAAATGGATCACGGATTGTAATCTTGATGatagatcatagagtgtgatcctaAACATTGAGGGAAAAACTTctaacacaatctaatccagaatcAACAAGAATCAATATTATAGATTCatcaattaatattaaaaaatcagATACAGAAACATATATTTAGAAAGCTTGGCTTATTTTAGAGATTAGATTAGATTGTGCTACAGTATTTTGTATCAACGTTTTTAATCACATTCTGTAATCTTTTATCTTATGATCAGGATTACACTCAGCGATCATCTTCGGATGTTTTTTTCTCTTAACTCTTTTTTATCATATCAAATCACAGATCAATCTTGACGATGAATCTTAAACATTGAATGAAATAAATTCTAATGAATCAATATTGAATTGGCAGACATCTGCTGTACGCGTGAGTGAAGTGATATATGAAAACGTGAAAGGCACTTCGACTACTCAGCATGCAATGCAGTTTGCATgcagtgatagcattgcatgtgaGAATATCATTCTTTCTAACGTGGACATTCGAAGAGAGAGTGGAGATAGTGCAGATTTGTTGTGCAACAATGCCATTGGATATGGATTAGGCTATATTAATCCCTCTGCAGATTGCTTGTTATCTCACCAAACACAGGATGACCAGCACGTCCATTCCATCTTAGATTGCTCGGCACTCTCATGTTTCCTCTGATTCCACCATAAtcaaaaaaagaaggaagaaagctgTACAGAATATGTATGACAATCACTAATTACATACATGTATATAATAGTAAAAATAATACTGCTTCTTCTGCCTTCATACAAGTTTTCACCAAGCTCAACTAATCCGAAGCCTCCACTATGGATGCATTGAAAAGAGGGGCTTTAATTATTTGTTTTTAAATATAACTAATGAGCCCTACAACTTGATTTAGTTGTTCTTTTCATGAATAAAAAGTTTTTGGAAAAATAGTGTTAGaagtttttttaatttaattatgttgttgtGATTATTATGTTGATGGAAAAAGATTTGGGAAGATTGTGGATTTTAAGGTTTGAAAAGAATAGATTGAAATTTAGAttgtttttattaaaaaatgtAAATTAAGAAATTGAAATTATAGAATTATTATTTTTCGAGAAAAGTTGTGTGATCTGATATTGAACAAAATTTCTTTATATAAGTTCATTTAGATAAAAAATTTGCCATCACCTTGATTTGTCCTATAAATTTTTTATGATGGTTTAGTCgtttaaatgtatattttatttgacacttttagaaaaatataaattgctgaaaaaattgttttatttatgaagaaatttatattaaatattCTATATTAAATTGTTCTACTACAAAATTTATGTCAATAACTATATTCTTTGCAACAAATTCATGTCAATAACCACATTCTTTGCAACTGAATTCAATAACCATTAGCTTACATTGTTTATTTGAGTCTCTACTCCATTAGTTTACATTGTTTATTTGAGCCTCTATTTTAGTTCTACAAATATAGGGACATTAGAATGTAAATGAAatcatatattaatatattgtatgAAATTTATGCCTCCAATTTACTAAAACCTTGATGTTCATCCCATAGTAAAATTTAGAGAAAGATAATGATTAGTCTATTCCTCCGAGTTTAAATCTATGTGATATATATGTAAACATGTATAGAGCCTCTATTATTTTGGCA contains the following coding sequences:
- the LOC131054185 gene encoding probable polygalacturonase At1g80170, with amino-acid sequence MRMYCYLLSVGVPKPTIITTIILVCTIWFCTADAGILSLPKNYTGIHSAEEQVCVVEHGQMVAVNVDSFGALGDGYSDDTQAFVSAWKTACSIPNSVFLVPEEKSYLVKPYKFRGPCQDGGIVIHIAGTLMAPDDPTTWDPHSPRNWLVFSDLNGATIQGGGIIDGSGHNWWAQSCKINKTNPCRSAPTALTIDSSLNVRITNLRFQNSQQMHIVIARCTGVEVSDLQVVAPQNSPNTDGIHITSSQNVLVERCSIATGDDCISIVTGSGNIKITEVLCGPGHGISIGSLGKDKSVGYVSGIMVEETTLTGTTNGLRIKTWQGGSGFVHGIRFQNILMNSVANPIIINQFYCDSSTPCENQTSAVRVSEVIYENVKGTSTTQHAMQFACSDSIACENIILSNVDIRRESGDSADLLCNNAIGYGLGYINPSADCLLSHQTQDDQHVHSILDCSALSCFL